The segment GATTGCGGGTCATGGCGCGGACGGCGCCCTTGGTGCCGGCATAAGCGGAGTAGCCCGGAATGCCGAGAACGGCATGCACGGAGCCGTTCAGGATCACCGATGCACCGTCATTCAGATGCGGCAATGCAGCCTGCACCGTGAAGAAGACGGCGGTGAAGTTGGTGCGTACCACCGTCTCGAACTGCTCCAGCGTGGTCTTTCCAACGGCGGTTTCGCCGGCAATCCCGGCATTGGCGAAGACGATGTCGAAATTGCCAAGCTTTTCGGCGGCTTCGGCGAAAGCTTTCTCAGTGGCTGCAACGTCGGTGACGTCGACCTGCAGTGCCAAGACATCGCCGCCAAGCTCCTCAACGGCGGCGGCGGCAAGGGTCTTCGGATTGCGGCCGGTGATGGCGACCTTGGCGCCTTCGGCGAGGAAGAGGCGGGCAGTGGCGAGGCCAATGCCGCTGTTACCGCCGGTGATGATGGCAACCTTGTTTTCGAGACGCATGTTCGTAGCTCCTATTGGCATTGACGGTGATCTGGATTATGATCGTTCGCTATAAGGATTATGATTATAATCCAGCTTCGTCAAGACGGATTCAGGAGATTTTTCGATGGGCCATTCTCAACTGGAGAAGCAGAAGACGCATGAGCGGATTGTGACGCTTGCCGCCAAACGCCTGCGGGAGGTGGGGCTCGAGGGTATCGGCGTTGCCGATTTGATGAAGGAAGCGGGCCTGACCGTCGGCGGTTTCTATAAGCATTTCGCCTCCCGCGACGAACTGGTGGCCGAAGCCGTTCAGGTGGCCGTGGAATCATGGCGGCGGCAATTGGAAGAGAAGGGGATCGATCCGGCGGATATTTCCCTGGAGAATTATGCCGACGATTATCTCAGCACTCGCCATCGCGACCAACGCGGCGACGGCTGTGCCTATGCTGCGCTGACGGCTGATATCGCCCGCAGCGGCGATGCCGTTCGCGCGATCGCGACGGAAGGAATACGGAGAAACATCGCGTCGATGACCGCGCGCATGCCGCAACCGGATACAGCGGATGCGCGGCGCAACGCCATCATCGCCTCGTGCCTGATGACCGGCGCCCTCGGCCTTGCTCGCGTTGCAAACGACGAAGAATTTTCCCGGGAAATTCTGGAGGCGGCAAAAAGCTTCGCGAAGGAACTGGCAACAGACGACGGGAAATAAGAAAGCGGCCGGTGGGGACCGGCCGCTCGCAAAGAACTGGGAAGCTTAGGCGGCCAGTGCCAGCTCGGTTGCGCGAGCCTGGGCAGCGCCGATAGCCTTTTCAGCGGCTTCTGGACCGAAGGCAAGACCTTCGACATAGACGGTTTCGACATCGGTGATGCCGATGAAGCCGAGAACCGACTTCAGGTAGGGAACGGCGTGGTTGAGCGGAGCGGCCGGGCCTTCCGAATAGACGCCGCCGGAAGCGAGCACGATATAGGCCTTCTTGCCGGTCGCGAGACCCTTCGGGCCGGTTTCCGTGTAGGTGAAGGTGCGGCCGGCGCGAGCGATGTTGTCGATCCAGGTCTTCAGCGAGGAATAGATGTTGAAGTTGATGAGGCCGGTGCCGATGACCAGCGTGTCGGCTGCGAGCAGCTCGTCGACGAGCGTGTCGGAAACCTTGACCAGTTCCTGCTGCTCGGGCGTGCGGGCGTCGGCCGGCGTGCGGATGGCGGCAGTGAAGGGTTCGTCGATATGCGGCAGGGCATCAGCGGCGAGGTCGCGATGGACGATCGTCTTGCCCGGGTTCTGGGCCTTGATCTTGTCGGCAAGCTCGCTGGCGATCTTGGTGGAGAGCGAGTCGGAGCGCGGGCTGGACGTCAGAAGCAGAATGGAGGACATGATGTATTCCTTTTCAAAGGGTTGCGAGAGCCAGCAGGGAGACTGGCTACCGTTCGAAAAGAGAAATAAGTCTGCAGTGCCATCGAAAAAACTGTGATAATATGGATTGGAATTATCGATAGAATGGATGGCCTCAAATGCTTCCCAATCCGACCCTGGACCAGTTGCAGGTCTTTTTGACCGTTGCCGAATCCGGCAGCTTTTCCGCAGCATCGCGCACGCTCAATCGTGCGCAATCAGTCATCAGCTACACGATCGCCAATCTCGAGGCCCAGCTTGAGGTGCCGCTGTTCGAGCGTTCCGGCTCCCGTCAGCCGACGCTTACGGATGCGGGCAGGGCCATGCTGGAGGATGCGCGCCGTATTCTCTCCGATCTCGGCGTGATGCGTGCTCGCGTCAAAGGTTTGAAGGCGGGCCTTGAAGCGGAAGTAGCCGTGGCCATCAGCGTTATGGTGCCGACGAATGCCACAGTGGATGTCTTGAGGGAGTTTCGCGACCGCTTCCCGCTCGTCTCGCTACGGCTCGACACCGGCGAACTCGGCACGATGATGGAACTCGTCGCCAGCGGCAAGTCGACGATCGGCATTGGCGGTGCGGTGCCGAATCAGGATGATTCGCTGATCATCGAGCGCATCGGTCACTCCTTCATGCTTCCGGTAGCTTCGCCCAATCATCCGCTCGCTCAGATCGGGCGTCCGCTGACGCTTGCCGATGTGCGAGACGAGGTGCAGTTGGTCGTGACCGATGCTTCAGGTCTCACCAATGGCAAAGATTTCAACGTCCTGTCGTACAAGATCTGGCATGTCAGCGATATCGCGACCAAGCATCAATTGATGCGTGGCGGCCTCGGCTGGGGCGGGCTGCCGGCGTCGCTCATCATGGAAGACCTGCAGAAGGGACGGTTGGTGCGTCTGCCCCTCGATGCCTACGACCAGAGTGAATATCCGATCTATGCCGTCCACAAGCTTGCCAATCCACCCGGTCCTGCCGCCGCTTGGATGATCGAAGCCTTCAGCGAACGCCTTTCGCGGTGCCCGAACAAAGCGGATTTCAAGGCCGCGGTAGACATGTTTCATCCGGACGACAAGCAATTGGCGGCGGAGTGAAAAACCTCTCTCCGCTCCTGAGCTTGCCGAAGGGGCGGAGAGAGGGGAACGACCGGGACTAAAGAACCAGCCGGAAATTATGGAAGCCGTCGGTACCTTCGCCGGCCTCCTCGATCTTCACGCTCTTCACCTGGGCGAGGAAATCCTTGGCCTTGGGTGAGCTTTGGAACAGGACCGTCGTGCCCGGCAGCGGCTTGAAGGTCCAGTTGCCATCGGCGGTCGGATTGATCGTGCCCTGATCGTGGACATAGCGGACGATAACGTCGCGGTTGGTATCCGGAGCCTGGTAGACGACCTTATCCGAAGCGATTTCCGGGAAGTTGCCGCCGCCGCCGGCGCGGTAGTTGTTGCTGACGACCACGAACTTCTGTGCCGGATCGATCGGCTTGCCGTCGAACTGCAGATTCTGGATGCGATTGGCATCGGCATTCAGAACCTTGCCGTCATCGCCGAAGCGGCGCGGCTGCGAGAGGTCGATTTGATAGGTGACGCCGTCGATAACGTCGAAGTTATAGGATGGGAAGCTGTTGTTGATCAGATCCGCATCCTTGGCGCCCGGCTGAACCTGATTGAACATAGCGGCCGACATTTCCAGCCAGTTTTTCACTTGCGCGCCATTGATGACGACCGCCTGCACAGTGTTCGGATAGAGGTAGAGGTCGGCGACATTCTTGATGGCGATATTGCCGGCAGGAACGTCGGTATAATAATCCGCGCCGTTGCGGCCGCCGCACTTGAAGGGTGCTGCAGCCGAAAGCACCGGCAGGTCCTTATACTGAGTCTCCTTCAGCATATTCTTGATGTACCAGAGCTGTGCCTGGCTGACGATCTGCACAGACGGATCGTCGGCCACCAGCGCGAAGTAGGAATAGAGCGGCGCTGAGGTCTTGCCGACGGGCGTGCGGACATAGGTCAGCGTCGCCTCATGCTCGGCCTTTGCGGCTTCCACGACTTCCTTCTTGTCGGCAACGTCGGCGATGACCTTCTTCTTATCGTCGCGATGGTAGATCGGCCGAGCCTCGGAGGTGAAGTCGACGATCTTCCAGCTCTTGCCGTCCTTTTCCAAGAGCAGGTCGATGAGGCCGAGATGCGAGCCCCAGAAGCCGGCCATGACGGCAGGTTTGCCGTGCAGCGTGCCCTTGACCGGATCGGCGTCCTTGATGCCGTCCCAGGTCTTCGGACCAGGGAAGACGAGGTGCTGGTGACCGGTAAAGACCGCGTCGATGCCGGGAACGGCAGCGACATAAAGCGAGGCGTTTTCCATCTTCTCGGATGGGCCGCTGCCGTCGATGCCGGAATGGGAAAGCGCAATCACGATATCGGCGCCTTCTTCCTTCATGACGGGTACCCAGGCCTTGGCAGCCTCGACGATATCGCGCGTCTGTGCCTTGCCTTCGAGGTTCTTGATGTCCCAGAGCATGATCTGCGGCGGCACGAAGCCGATGAAGCCGATCTTGATCGTATTCTCATTGCCGGCGCCGTCCTTGATCTTCTTTTCGAGGATCAGATAGGGCTTGAAGAACAGGTCGTCCTTCTTCGGATCGGAAGCGAGCTGGCCCTTGGTCAGGTTGGCGCAGACGAAGGGGAAGTTCGCTCCGCCCAGCACCTTGAACATGAAGTCGAGGCCATAGTTGAACTCGTGGTTTCCGAGCGTGCCGACTTCATAGCCGAGCGTATTCATTGCCTTGATGACCGGATGGACGTCGCCGTCTTTCATGCCGTGCTGATAGGCCATGTAGTCGCCCATCGGATTGCCCTGCAGCACGTCGCCGTTGTCGATCAGCAGTGAGTTGGTGGCCTCGGCGCGGATATTGTCGATGATCGTTGCCGTGCGCGACAAGCCCATCGTGTCGTTCGGCTTGTCGGCGTAATAGTCGTAAGGGAAGACGTTGACGTGGATGTCTGTCGTTTCCATGAGGCGCAGATGTGCCTGATTGCTGGCCGCGCGGGCCGCGAAAGGATGCAGCACGATGAGCGCAGCCGTAGCGCTAAGGCCCTGCAGCAAAGAACGGCGCGACATGCTGGGCAATTCCAGAATGGAAGACATGAAACACTCCTTCAACAATGAATCCCTCAACCCTCGATCAACTCGAAGGGTGAGGGAGATTAAGACGATTTTTGAAGGTGTGCACCACTATTATGACAGGCTTATTGTGGTCCCGGCGCCAAGGAGCGAAGAAGCCGTCAACGTTTGAGAACCGGCTGTATGTCTTTGTGGAAAAAGCGGAAATAGGAGGCAACCTGAGCCGCCGCATTGGAGGAGGGATCGAACTCGATGCCGATCCGGCCGCTATGGGTCCAGCGCACGATGCCGTCCAAAATGCCGATATCGTCGCATTCGACGCGGACCTTGCTGCCGGCGGCGGCATGGATCGGTGATTGCAGGTCGAGCGCAATGCCAGCGGTGGAAATATCGACAACGCGGCCGGTAACCGCTTTGGCGAAATACCGAACCCGGCCCATCAGACGGGCACGCTTGCGCGGCGAACGCCTCGTTTTTATTTTCAGATTGCCCTGGGTGAGCGGTTTTGAAATCGGCTGCATGGACTGACCTCGATGCGTGTGTCTGACGACACCGGATAGCAGGCAGGCGTTGAAAGGTGCTTAGAACGGTCGCTAAAATTGACGTGATCCGTTCCGAATCGGGACCGATTGCCTTCTAAAGTTTCGACTACCGGCTTGGCTGTTCGGGCGGGAGTTGTGGCAAGAGGAAATGACGTTGCGCATCGTTTCGTTGAATGTTTGGGGCGGCCTGCTGTATGAGCCGCTGATGCGATATCTCGTCGGGATCGATGCGGATGTCTTGTGCTTGCAGGAAGTCGGGCGCACCCCAGACACGCCATCCGAATGGCTGGTTTACCGCGATCATGATGTCGAGCTTCCGCAGCGGGCCAATCTCTTCGATGAGATCAGCGCAGCTCTTCCGGCATATGATGCCTTTTTCTGCCCGACGGCGCGGGGCGATCTCTTGGATGGCGACCGGCTGATCGCGTCCGAGTTCGGTCTGGCAACTTTTGTGCGCAAATCCTATCCGGTCATCGGCCAGGCCTCCGGTTTCGTGCATGGGGAATTTTCAGCCGACGGTTGGGGTCCGCATCCGCGATCGCGCAATGCCCATTGCATTCGCATCTTCGATTACCAAGGTGGTTTCCCCATCACCATCGCGCAGATGCATGGTCTGCGCGATCTTGAAGGCAAGGGCGACACGCCGGCGCGTTGCCATCAGGCAGAGGCGTTGGTGGAACTCATCCGGCGCGTTCACCAAGGCGATCAGAGGCTCGTCGTCTGCGGCGATTTCAATGTCCTGCCGGGGAGCGTAACCTTCGATGCTCTGAGCGCATTGGGGCTTTCCGACCTCGTCACCTCGCGCGGTCACCGCGACACGCGGACCTCCTATTACCGTAAGGAGCCGCGTTTCGCTGACTATATGCTGGTGACATCGGCGGTGGAGGTCATTGCATTCGACGCCGTCGCCGAGCCGGAAGTCTCCGATCATCGCGCCTTGCTGCTGGATCTGCGATAGCTGGGCCTCCCGCGCGGCTCAGAGCCCGACATTCGGCCGGTCGATAATCTCGCGCAGCGCGAAGCTGGAATTGATCTTCACCACATGCGGCAAGGCGGAGAGCCAGTCGCGGTGGATGCGCTCGTAATCTTCGAGATCGCGAGCAGCGACACGCAAGATATAATCGTATTCGCCGGACATGAGATAGCAGACCAGCACATTCGGGCAGCGCTTCACTGCCGTTTCGAATTCCGACAGCGTCTTGGCAAACTGGCCGGAGAGCGAGATGTGCACGATGGCAATCATCTTGTAATCCAGCGCCTTGTGCGACAGCCGGGCATGATAGCCGCCAATGACGCCGTTCTTCTCCAGAATGTCGAGCCGGCGCGAGCAGGCCGAGGGCGACAGGCCGACCTTTTCGGCCAGCTCGGCATTGGTGATCCTGGCGTTCTGTTGCAGCACGTGCAAAATCGAACGATCGATTGTGTCTATGTCAGGCATTCGAAGATCCTTCGAAAAATTTTGATTTAACGCAATAATTCACGAAAAATGCCGCTTCAGCAAATTGTCTTTGCAAGGACATTTCAGAGTGAAGGTGGTCTCATTCAGAACGGAACAGTTGCAAACCAAAAAAGCATTGAGGGAGAAGCAAAATGCGCGTTGGTTGTCCGAAAGAGATCAAGAATCATGAATATCGCGTCGGCCTGACGCCTGCATCCGTTCGCGAATATGTTGCCCATGGTCATGAGGTCTGGGTTGAGACCAAAGCGGGCGCAGGCATTGGTGCCGACGATCACGCCTATATCGCCGCCGGCGCCAAGATCGCCGCCACCGCCAAGGACATTTTCGCAAAGTGCGACATGATCGTGAAGGTGAAGGAGCCGCAGCCTTCCGAATGGGCGCAACTGCGCGATGGCCAGCTTCTCTACACCTATCTGCATCTCGCGCCCGATCCGGAGCAGACCAAGGGCCTGATCGCTTCCGGCGTCACCGCTATTGCCTACGAAACCGTCACCGACGAGCGCGGCGGCCTGCCGCTGCTCGCGCCAATGTCGGAAGTTGCGGGCCGTCTATCGATCCAGGCGGGCGCCACCGCGCTGCAGAAGGCCAATGGCGGCCTCGGTATCCTGCTTGGGGGTG is part of the Rhizobium sp. CB3090 genome and harbors:
- a CDS encoding SDR family oxidoreductase, whose product is MRLENKVAIITGGNSGIGLATARLFLAEGAKVAITGRNPKTLAAAAVEELGGDVLALQVDVTDVAATEKAFAEAAEKLGNFDIVFANAGIAGETAVGKTTLEQFETVVRTNFTAVFFTVQAALPHLNDGASVILNGSVHAVLGIPGYSAYAGTKGAVRAMTRNLASELAPRGIRVNQVTPGATKTPIWNTRAMTEEAKDALEARFGSLSPLGRMSEAEEIARAALYFASDDSRNVTAIEITVDGGATSAPSGTKLFRAA
- a CDS encoding TetR/AcrR family transcriptional regulator, coding for MGHSQLEKQKTHERIVTLAAKRLREVGLEGIGVADLMKEAGLTVGGFYKHFASRDELVAEAVQVAVESWRRQLEEKGIDPADISLENYADDYLSTRHRDQRGDGCAYAALTADIARSGDAVRAIATEGIRRNIASMTARMPQPDTADARRNAIIASCLMTGALGLARVANDEEFSREILEAAKSFAKELATDDGK
- a CDS encoding FMN-dependent NADH-azoreductase, with the protein product MSSILLLTSSPRSDSLSTKIASELADKIKAQNPGKTIVHRDLAADALPHIDEPFTAAIRTPADARTPEQQELVKVSDTLVDELLAADTLVIGTGLINFNIYSSLKTWIDNIARAGRTFTYTETGPKGLATGKKAYIVLASGGVYSEGPAAPLNHAVPYLKSVLGFIGITDVETVYVEGLAFGPEAAEKAIGAAQARATELALAA
- a CDS encoding LysR family transcriptional regulator — its product is MLPNPTLDQLQVFLTVAESGSFSAASRTLNRAQSVISYTIANLEAQLEVPLFERSGSRQPTLTDAGRAMLEDARRILSDLGVMRARVKGLKAGLEAEVAVAISVMVPTNATVDVLREFRDRFPLVSLRLDTGELGTMMELVASGKSTIGIGGAVPNQDDSLIIERIGHSFMLPVASPNHPLAQIGRPLTLADVRDEVQLVVTDASGLTNGKDFNVLSYKIWHVSDIATKHQLMRGGLGWGGLPASLIMEDLQKGRLVRLPLDAYDQSEYPIYAVHKLANPPGPAAAWMIEAFSERLSRCPNKADFKAAVDMFHPDDKQLAAE
- a CDS encoding bifunctional 2',3'-cyclic-nucleotide 2'-phosphodiesterase/3'-nucleotidase; protein product: MSSILELPSMSRRSLLQGLSATAALIVLHPFAARAASNQAHLRLMETTDIHVNVFPYDYYADKPNDTMGLSRTATIIDNIRAEATNSLLIDNGDVLQGNPMGDYMAYQHGMKDGDVHPVIKAMNTLGYEVGTLGNHEFNYGLDFMFKVLGGANFPFVCANLTKGQLASDPKKDDLFFKPYLILEKKIKDGAGNENTIKIGFIGFVPPQIMLWDIKNLEGKAQTRDIVEAAKAWVPVMKEEGADIVIALSHSGIDGSGPSEKMENASLYVAAVPGIDAVFTGHQHLVFPGPKTWDGIKDADPVKGTLHGKPAVMAGFWGSHLGLIDLLLEKDGKSWKIVDFTSEARPIYHRDDKKKVIADVADKKEVVEAAKAEHEATLTYVRTPVGKTSAPLYSYFALVADDPSVQIVSQAQLWYIKNMLKETQYKDLPVLSAAAPFKCGGRNGADYYTDVPAGNIAIKNVADLYLYPNTVQAVVINGAQVKNWLEMSAAMFNQVQPGAKDADLINNSFPSYNFDVIDGVTYQIDLSQPRRFGDDGKVLNADANRIQNLQFDGKPIDPAQKFVVVSNNYRAGGGGNFPEIASDKVVYQAPDTNRDVIVRYVHDQGTINPTADGNWTFKPLPGTTVLFQSSPKAKDFLAQVKSVKIEEAGEGTDGFHNFRLVL
- a CDS encoding PilZ domain-containing protein — encoded protein: MQPISKPLTQGNLKIKTRRSPRKRARLMGRVRYFAKAVTGRVVDISTAGIALDLQSPIHAAAGSKVRVECDDIGILDGIVRWTHSGRIGIEFDPSSNAAAQVASYFRFFHKDIQPVLKR
- a CDS encoding endonuclease/exonuclease/phosphatase family protein, with amino-acid sequence MTLRIVSLNVWGGLLYEPLMRYLVGIDADVLCLQEVGRTPDTPSEWLVYRDHDVELPQRANLFDEISAALPAYDAFFCPTARGDLLDGDRLIASEFGLATFVRKSYPVIGQASGFVHGEFSADGWGPHPRSRNAHCIRIFDYQGGFPITIAQMHGLRDLEGKGDTPARCHQAEALVELIRRVHQGDQRLVVCGDFNVLPGSVTFDALSALGLSDLVTSRGHRDTRTSYYRKEPRFADYMLVTSAVEVIAFDAVAEPEVSDHRALLLDLR
- a CDS encoding Lrp/AsnC family transcriptional regulator — translated: MPDIDTIDRSILHVLQQNARITNAELAEKVGLSPSACSRRLDILEKNGVIGGYHARLSHKALDYKMIAIVHISLSGQFAKTLSEFETAVKRCPNVLVCYLMSGEYDYILRVAARDLEDYERIHRDWLSALPHVVKINSSFALREIIDRPNVGL